From Acipenser ruthenus chromosome 2, fAciRut3.2 maternal haplotype, whole genome shotgun sequence, a single genomic window includes:
- the tmem192 gene encoding transmembrane protein 192 codes for MDTERTTAKQNSSLEITQSLEEDPLVDGPLIPPDVLDSAIRPQFQSLPTSWLAILLTCIHAAFFGLSVALAVFCSIKENVVNCQQYIHDFETQTVIAIAKVALWLLIAVFERYVQHRHSRTRNRGYLQFYRSTRNLKRLPFFIHSAGNAAFLLILSARLSFKSNEQSLMYMYLLLGVLVLELCFSVPCLLFYTVKVMQFNTEKPAPDINQEERSNAYSGTRSLINTEIGFRDSSSVEEVVEKQADLIEYLKQHNTLLSKRLLSLTSQQIRD; via the exons AATTCCTCCCTGGAGATTACCCAGAGTTTGGAAGAAGACCCTCTTGTCGATGGTCCTCTCATTCCCCCTGATGTCCTGGACTCTGCAATAAGACCACAGTTTCAGTCTTTACCTACTTCATGGCTGGCAATTCTCCTCACCTGCATACAT GCAGCCTTCTTTGGTCTCTCTGTTGCTCTTGCTGTTTTTTGCTCAATTAAGGAGAATGTAGTTAACTGCCAGCAATACATTCATGATTTTGAGACTCAAACTGTAATTGCTATTGCCAAGGTGGCGCTGTGGCTCCTAATAGCTGTTTTTGAACGTTATGTTCAGCACCGTCACAGCAGGACCAGAAACAGAGGCTACCTGCAGTTTTACCGATCCACAAGGAACCTCAAACGTCTTCCATTCTTCATACACAGTGCAG GTAATGCAGCCTTTCTGCTCATTTTGTCAGCAAGGCTGTCGTTTAAAAGTAATGAACAGTCGTTAATGTACATGTACCTTCTCCTGGGTGTCCTGGTGCTGGAGCTTTGCTTTTCAGTCCCGTGCCTTCTCTTTTATACAG TGAAGGTAATGCAATTCAACACAGAGAAACCAGCACCAGACATCAACCAGGAAGAGCGCTCAAATGCTTATTCAGGTACCAGAAGTCTCATTAACACGGAGATCGGCTTCAG GGATAGCTCAAGTGTGGAAGAAGTTGTGGAGAAACAAGCAGATTTAATCGAGTATCTGAAGCAGCACAATACATTACTTAGTAAACGACTTCTGTCCTTGACATCGCAGCAGATCCGGGACTGA